A section of the Triticum dicoccoides isolate Atlit2015 ecotype Zavitan chromosome 7A, WEW_v2.0, whole genome shotgun sequence genome encodes:
- the LOC119327886 gene encoding chaperone protein dnaJ 8, chloroplastic-like, with product MAAGGGVVLNLRVPSASVTPARRCGTASSSSVRCGGARGAAPARHTGGALEDDHYRTLRLAPGATRGDVKRAFHRLALQHHPDVVRRGGGDGQQDDAIDFQRINAAYQTLMSNMREAEATLEYWRRRYGLADEDLDRYRHYLNDEDADDWFADF from the coding sequence ATGGCTGCCGGAGGAGGAGTGGTGCTCAACCTGCGCGTCCCGTCGGCGTCAGTGACGCCGGCGCGGCGGTGTGGGacggcgtcgtcgtcgtcggtgAGATGCGGGGGCgcgcgcggggcggcgccggcgaggcatACGGGCGGGGCGCTGGAGGATGACCACTACCGGACGCTGAGGCTGGCGCCGGGGGCCACCAGGGGCGATGTCAAGAGGGCCTTCCACCGCCTCGCGCTGCAGCACCACCCGGACGTCGTGCGCCGGGGCGGCGGGGACGGCCAGCAAGACGACGCCATCGACTTCCAGCGGATCAACGCGGCGTACCAGACGTTGATGAGCAACATGCGGGAGGCGGAGGCGACGCTCGAGTACTGGCGCCGCCGCTACGGCCTCGCCGACGAGGACCTCGACCGCTACCGCCACTACCTCAACGACGAGGACGCGGACGACTGGTTCGCCGACTTCTGA